A window of Methanolobus sediminis contains these coding sequences:
- a CDS encoding 2-isopropylmalate synthase gives MDKHKTIFDTTLRDGEQTPGVSLTNEQKLKIALQLDKLGVDVIEAGFPVSSEGEKQNVRAIANEGLSLDVCGLARVLTKDLDACIDCNVDMIHTFVSTSDIQRIHTIKKSREEVLSMAVNAVDYIKDHGAKCMFSAMDATRTDLDYLIEVYKAVEEAGCDIINVPDTVGVMSPSSMYELIKNINSEINIPIDVHCHNDFGIAVANSLMAAEAGASQIQVTVNGIGERAGNANLAEVVMCLHSIYGAKTNVKTEYLLETAKMVENYSGIHMPANTPIVGDNAFAHESGIHTHGVLEKADTFEPGIMTPEMVGHRRRIVVGKHAGRHAVKKSLDDMGIETNDEQLDEILARIKDIANKGKRICDADLRAVASIVLGRKLGNETIVLKEFSVMTGNLTTPTAVVRAKIGDHEAVASNYGVGPIDAALKAVELMIGEYTKVKVRDFSLEAITGGSDALAEVTISVQDEDGRVASAQSASTDIATASVDALITAINLLLDKKKLWNME, from the coding sequence ATAGATAAACACAAGACTATTTTTGACACGACACTGCGCGACGGTGAACAAACACCTGGCGTATCACTCACCAACGAGCAAAAACTCAAGATTGCCCTTCAACTGGACAAACTTGGCGTTGACGTGATTGAAGCTGGTTTCCCGGTCTCTTCGGAAGGCGAAAAGCAAAATGTAAGAGCCATAGCCAACGAAGGACTCAGTCTCGATGTCTGTGGTCTTGCCCGCGTCCTTACCAAAGACCTGGATGCATGTATAGATTGTAATGTTGATATGATACACACCTTTGTATCCACATCTGACATCCAAAGGATACATACTATAAAGAAAAGCAGGGAAGAAGTGCTTTCCATGGCAGTCAACGCTGTAGACTACATTAAGGACCACGGTGCAAAATGTATGTTCTCAGCCATGGACGCCACAAGGACTGACCTTGACTATCTCATAGAAGTGTACAAAGCCGTAGAAGAAGCAGGCTGTGACATCATAAACGTACCCGACACAGTCGGAGTAATGTCACCATCCTCAATGTACGAGCTTATCAAGAACATCAACAGTGAAATAAACATACCCATTGACGTACACTGCCACAACGACTTCGGAATTGCAGTCGCAAACAGTCTTATGGCTGCCGAAGCAGGCGCAAGTCAGATACAGGTAACCGTTAACGGCATCGGCGAACGTGCCGGCAATGCTAATCTTGCAGAAGTTGTAATGTGCCTGCATTCAATATATGGCGCAAAGACAAATGTCAAGACAGAATATCTCCTCGAAACCGCAAAGATGGTGGAGAATTACTCCGGCATACACATGCCTGCAAACACACCAATCGTTGGAGACAATGCATTTGCCCACGAATCCGGCATACACACCCACGGAGTGCTTGAAAAGGCTGACACCTTTGAACCAGGCATCATGACACCGGAAATGGTCGGTCACAGGCGCCGCATTGTTGTTGGAAAACATGCTGGAAGACATGCAGTCAAGAAATCCCTTGACGATATGGGTATTGAAACCAACGACGAACAACTGGATGAGATTCTTGCCAGGATCAAGGATATTGCAAACAAAGGTAAGCGCATCTGTGATGCAGACCTGCGTGCTGTTGCATCAATAGTCCTTGGAAGAAAACTTGGCAATGAGACCATCGTCCTGAAAGAGTTCTCTGTAATGACAGGTAACCTCACAACACCCACAGCAGTCGTCAGGGCAAAAATAGGTGACCATGAAGCAGTAGCATCAAATTACGGAGTCGGGCCGATAGATGCCGCCCTTAAGGCAGTAGAACTTATGATCGGTGAATACACCAAAGTAAAGGTGCGCGACTTCAGCCTTGAAGCTATCACAGGCGGAAGCGATGCTCTTGCAGAAGTAACAATTTCGGTCCAGGACGAAGACGGACGTGTTGCCAGTGCACAATCAGCCAGTACAGACATTGCAACTGCATCTGTTGACGCACTCATAACAGCCATAAACCTGCTTCTTGACAAGAAGAAGCTCTGGAATATGGAATAA
- a CDS encoding TatD family hydrolase, whose translation MNYEVIDSHCHLDFPKFNKDRHETIMRAKESGVVLMINSGIDYKTNANSLELAKKYDFIHATLGLSPQMVPETNNERINQILAQMERNVDKAIGIGEAGLDFYYCTDEAGKQKQKEVFQKVIDIADQYNKTLVIHGRDGEELALEMTRDLDRVVFHCYGGTIETMKDIVDAGHYVSVPTLVCFSDHHKEIAKNLPLENMLIETDSPFLSPRKGRNEPVFVRDSVPVISQLKETDEAEIAKATMQNTLRAFEL comes from the coding sequence ATGAACTATGAAGTTATAGATTCTCACTGTCACCTTGATTTCCCAAAATTCAACAAAGACAGGCATGAGACAATCATGAGGGCAAAAGAAAGTGGTGTTGTCTTAATGATCAATTCCGGCATAGACTACAAAACCAATGCCAATTCACTTGAACTTGCTAAAAAGTACGATTTCATCCATGCAACACTGGGCCTCAGTCCCCAGATGGTACCTGAAACCAACAACGAAAGAATTAACCAGATACTTGCCCAGATGGAACGCAACGTTGACAAAGCCATAGGAATTGGCGAAGCTGGCCTGGACTTTTACTACTGTACCGACGAAGCAGGAAAACAGAAGCAAAAAGAAGTATTTCAGAAGGTCATTGACATTGCAGACCAGTACAACAAAACTCTTGTAATACACGGCAGGGACGGGGAAGAACTTGCACTTGAAATGACCAGAGACCTGGACAGGGTTGTCTTCCATTGTTACGGAGGCACTATCGAGACCATGAAAGACATAGTTGATGCAGGCCACTATGTTTCAGTTCCCACACTTGTATGTTTCTCAGACCACCACAAGGAAATTGCAAAAAATCTCCCTCTTGAGAACATGCTCATTGAAACTGACAGCCCGTTCCTCTCACCACGAAAAGGACGCAATGAACCTGTATTTGTCAGAGACTCAGTTCCTGTCATATCACAACTAAAAGAAACAGATGAAGCTGAAATTGCTAAGGCGACAATGCAAAATACCCTCAGGGCATTTGAGCTCTAA